In a single window of the Oryctolagus cuniculus chromosome 2, mOryCun1.1, whole genome shotgun sequence genome:
- the ING2 gene encoding inhibitor of growth protein 2 isoform X1 yields the protein MLGQQQQQQQQLYSSAALLTGERSRLLTCYVQDYLECVESLPHDMQRNVSVLRELDNKYQETLKEIDDVYEKYKKEDDSNQKKRLQQHLQRALINSQELGDEKIQIVTQMLELVENRARQMELHSQCFQDPAENERASDKAKMDSSQPERSSRRPRRQRTSESRDLCHMTNGIEDCDDQPPKEKKSKSAKKKKRSKAKQEREASPVEFAIDPNEPTYCLCNQVSYGEMIGCDNEQCPIEWFHFSCVSLTYKPKGKWYCPKCRGDNEKTMDKSTEKTKKDRRSR from the exons atgttagggcagcagcagcagcagcagcagcaactgtACTCGTCGGCCGCGCTCCTGACCGGGGAGCGGAGCCGGCTGCTCACCTGCTACGTGCAGGACTACCTCGAGTGTGTGGAGTCGCTGCCACACGACATGCAGAGGAACGTGTCTGTGCTGCGGGAGCTGGACAACAAATATCAAG aAACATTAAAGGAAATTGATGATGTCtatgaaaaatataagaaagaagATGACTCAAACCAGAAAAAACGCCTACAGCAGCATCTCCAGAGAGCTTTAATCAATAGTCAAGAATTGGGAGATGAAAAAATTCAGATTGTTACACAAATGCTTGAGTTGGTGGAAAATCGTGCGAGACAAATGGAGTTACATTCACAGTGTTTCCAAGATCCTGCTGAAAATGAACGAGCCTCAGATAAAGCAAAGATGGATTCCAGTCAACCAGAAAGATCCTCGAGAAGACCCCGCAGACAGCGTACCAGTGAGAGCCGCGATTTATGTCACATGACAAATGGGATTGAAGACTGTGATGATCAGCCAcctaaagaaaagaaatccaagtcAGCCAAGAAAAAGAAACGTTCCAAGGCCAAGCAAGAAAGGGAAGCTTCCCCTGTTGAGTTTGCAATAGATCCCAATGAACCTACATACTGTCTGTGTAACCAAGTGTCTTATGGGGAAATGATAGGGTGTGACAATGAACAGTGTCCAATCGAGTGGTTTCACTTTTCATGTGTTTCACTTACCTACAAACCAAAGGGGAAATGGTATTGTCCAAAGTGCAGGGGAGATAATGAGAAAACAATGGACAAAAgtactgaaaaaacaaaaaaagatagaaGATCGAGGTAG
- the ING2 gene encoding inhibitor of growth protein 2 isoform X2, giving the protein MGEFLSPKPVTLETLKEIDDVYEKYKKEDDSNQKKRLQQHLQRALINSQELGDEKIQIVTQMLELVENRARQMELHSQCFQDPAENERASDKAKMDSSQPERSSRRPRRQRTSESRDLCHMTNGIEDCDDQPPKEKKSKSAKKKKRSKAKQEREASPVEFAIDPNEPTYCLCNQVSYGEMIGCDNEQCPIEWFHFSCVSLTYKPKGKWYCPKCRGDNEKTMDKSTEKTKKDRRSR; this is encoded by the exons ATGGGGGAATTTTTGTCTCCTAAGCCTGTTACTTTAG aAACATTAAAGGAAATTGATGATGTCtatgaaaaatataagaaagaagATGACTCAAACCAGAAAAAACGCCTACAGCAGCATCTCCAGAGAGCTTTAATCAATAGTCAAGAATTGGGAGATGAAAAAATTCAGATTGTTACACAAATGCTTGAGTTGGTGGAAAATCGTGCGAGACAAATGGAGTTACATTCACAGTGTTTCCAAGATCCTGCTGAAAATGAACGAGCCTCAGATAAAGCAAAGATGGATTCCAGTCAACCAGAAAGATCCTCGAGAAGACCCCGCAGACAGCGTACCAGTGAGAGCCGCGATTTATGTCACATGACAAATGGGATTGAAGACTGTGATGATCAGCCAcctaaagaaaagaaatccaagtcAGCCAAGAAAAAGAAACGTTCCAAGGCCAAGCAAGAAAGGGAAGCTTCCCCTGTTGAGTTTGCAATAGATCCCAATGAACCTACATACTGTCTGTGTAACCAAGTGTCTTATGGGGAAATGATAGGGTGTGACAATGAACAGTGTCCAATCGAGTGGTTTCACTTTTCATGTGTTTCACTTACCTACAAACCAAAGGGGAAATGGTATTGTCCAAAGTGCAGGGGAGATAATGAGAAAACAATGGACAAAAgtactgaaaaaacaaaaaaagatagaaGATCGAGGTAG